The following nucleotide sequence is from Aedes aegypti strain LVP_AGWG unplaced genomic scaffold, AaegL5.0 Primary Assembly AGWG_AaegL5_hic_scaff_1740_PBJ_arrow, whole genome shotgun sequence.
GTTAGACAGCTCGTCGTGTACAAGAACATCATCGAAGCCATAGAGAACATCAACATAGCCGCCATCTTGGTTCTACAGTTTATCAAACGAAGTCGTCTTGGGTTGGACGACTTTGCGCAGTTTGTCCGCAGGGATGCTGCTGCGATGGATCATCTGAGGTCTGCGGAAAACTTCATGGCGAACCTAGAACTCACCAAAAGTAAAGAGTACGCCATCTTGAGCAAGTGGCGCCATCAGCTTTTGACCAACGCCTCGACCGCTGGTAGGGAGGAAGGCCTGGCAGAATACTACCAATCGGTGAACAAATTTATCCAGAATATGCTGGCCCTCCAGGAACACCTGCAGAGGGTAGTTTTCCAAACGGTTGATCAGGAGATGCGTGACGCAAGACTCTACCAGACAATCTCCATCGTTCTCGTGCTCACGATCATCGTCATCAGTCCGATCCTGGTCATCCTGGTTCGGAACGCTACGGACACAATTCAGGTAATCTAGTGGCATCAACTTCTTCAATAGCTATCTTACAATCTTCGTATTTCACAGGATTTCTCGAAGGAGCTGGTCACCCGAACACTGGAGCTTCGGTGTGAGAAAAGCAAATCCGACCGGCTGCTCTACCAGATGCTTCCTCCGGCGGTTGTTCGGCAACTAAAGCAGCAACGCCAGGTCCCGGCGGAGACCTTTGAATCGGTTACAATCTTTTTCAGTGACATTGTAGGTTTCACGTACATCTCGGCCGTCAGTACCGCGATGGAGGTGGTCACCATGTTGAACACCCTATACCGTCTGTTCGACACCATCATCCTAAAATACGACGTCTACAAGGTGGAAACGATCGGCGACGCGTACATGGTCGTTTCGGGACTTCCGCAGCGAAACGGCGACAAGCACGCCGGAGAGATTGCGATGATGTCCCTGGATCTACTGTGCGGTATCTCCGGATTCATCATTCCGCACATGAAGAACCGAACGCTGGAGATTCGCGTAGGCGTCAACACGGGACCGTGCGTTGCCGGAGTGGTCGGAACGACCATGCCACGGTACTGTCTGTTCGGGGACACGATCAACACCGCGTCCAGGATGGAATCCACCGGTGAACGTAAGACCGTTCGTTGTAAAACACTAAAAACTTTCATCACAAAATTTCCCATTTACAGCAATGAAGATCCACCTCTCGGAGAACACCAAGGAGATTCTGGACAAGTTGGGCGGGTTCAAGATCAAGCGCCGCGGCACGATCGAAGTCAAGGGCAAGGGAACCATGGAAACGTTCTGGCTGGTGGGTCACACGATCTACGAGCACCTCTCGCCCGATACAGTCATTCCGATCTACAAACCAGACGTGGTGACCGAGCCGGACTTTCTGCAGATCATCTACTGACTAAGCGCCTCCGCCGATGACCCGTTGATGGGAGGTCAAGGCTTGGGGTACCACGGAATATAGAGATTTCTTTACTTTTATTGTGGGGAACTGAATGGAACGAACTTTGCTGTAAATTAGATGGATGTCTTTTTGATGTGTGAGTGTGAGTGCTGTAtcactgatgatgatgatgatcctTTTACAATGTTTCTGTAGGGAAGCATAGTGTTGCATTAGAGGGTCCAAATTTACCTGTTTCAAGAAACCGTAGAATGTGTAGTTCCTTGAATGGCTGTTGTAGTTATAAATAGATGTTTTATGCTATGATGTTTAGAAACAGGTGGATTGACTTTTTATTATCCGAATATCCTTATAGCCGCATAATACTCTTCCACATCCACAGATTTgagatttcattcaatttctCCTTTGATAGGTTGAggagtcgtccataaaccacgtagtcATTTAGGGAGAGGGGTGTTCTAAAGCCCAACGTGGATAATCCTAGAAAGCTGTTGGACTCCAAACTTGATTTGAtcaccctcattcttgtttacggcgtatcccactttcgatcgaatcctatccGTTCAAAACCAAAGCCTACTTGATTTTTTTGTCATAAACGGGAATGCAAAatggttttttttattgaaatagcaTTCGAAGCTAAAAAATAGTAGGGGCGaatcagagtctatgaatggagagttgcgcgaagagacgTCTTTCAATGATTGTTCTTCCGCATCTTCGAAAATAGCctctgttttgctggtctgctcgataggtagacggtttgacagttcgataggtagatttggtttcactcttcgcgcaactctccattcatagactctgggatgaatatgtttgtttgatttttcttgGTTATGAGCAACTGATATGCGGAATTTCATGGAACCCgcggaatatattttttttttgttaaattaaaTTACACGAAATTTACGCATATAAAAGATAAGTATTTTCATTGCAATCAtgcatttttatgtaaaatttggTCAaaacttccttagc
It contains:
- the LOC110680669 gene encoding uncharacterized protein LOC110680669 (The sequence of the model RefSeq protein was modified relative to this genomic sequence to represent the inferred CDS: added 509 bases not found in genome assembly): MKGRRLFMCHMLVVLLVPILAVVLQNSVNLRQQMMKYETTKRVDDEIRMTINMTQLVRVVQNERKLLTYFVLTGKNRAAVEKAFIETDRVLSGLIALNQQWDIEFNESSNQTIAGDLSETRDLLLRPDSPAENLNTSIALYFEPYNELNRHMIDQISQSVGYSLSGVVWRQLVVYKNIIEAIENINIAAILVLQFIKRSRLGLDDFAQFVRRDAAAMDHLRSAENFMANLELTKSKEYAILSKWRHQLLTNASTAGREEGLAEYYQSVNKFIQNMLALQEHLQRVVFQTVDQEMRDARLYQTISIVLVLTIIVISPILVILVRNATDTIQDFSKELVTRTLELRCEKSKSDRLLYQMLPPAVVRQLKQQRQVPAETFESVTIFFSDIVGFTYISAVSTAMEVVTMLNTLYRLFDTIILKYDVYKVETIGDAYMVVSGLPQRNGDKHAGEIAMMSLDLLCGISGFIIPHMKNRTLEIRVGVNTGPCVAGVVGTTMPRYCLFGDTINTASRMESTGEPMKIHLSENTKEILDKLGGFKIKRRGTIEVKGKGTMETFWLVGHTIYEHLSPDTVIPIYKPDVVTEPDFLQIIY